Genomic segment of Colletotrichum destructivum chromosome 5, complete sequence:
TGACTTACATCTGCGTACATACTCGGCCAATCCAGTGAAGAGCGTGGGCCGGCCGggcgtccaggccggcgagTCGGCGGAGAGGTCCAGAGGAAGGTTCAGGAGGGTTACAATAACGGCTGCACAGTACGCTCCCCTGGAGAGCCTGTCAGAAAATACCGATGGACGTACGCCTGCAAGCGTGCCGCGCCGAAcgagcgagaaagagagatggaggggaagggaagacTGATTGTCATATCAAACGCACCTGACGTCTACTTCTCCGCCTAGCGTCATCTGTATCCCTCCGTTCGGTTGTTTGAGGGAGCAGAGCCACCTCCACATGGACTTCCTGTCTATGGCTTCATAGGCATCctcaccgccgacgatggcgagggcgaggaccaCGGCGTAGGTCGTGGCGAGGTGGGAGTTTTGCCCATGACCGCCTCCCATGCCACCGGAGGGGTTTTGCATGGTCCGCACCGTCTCGATCAGGTCCCCTCGGTACGACGCCGTGTCGTAGCCTAGCAGGGCCAGGGCGTTGAGAGACCAATACAGAAACCACGGGCGACTGGCATCGGCGGCCACATACGGGGCGGGGAACCGGCCCAGCTGCTTCTGGAGGAATCTGACGTGGTTGTCGCGGAGCAGCGAGGGGACTCCGTGGGCGTTGTAgtcgatgtcggcgtccGTCGCGGCCAGCAGCGGGACGCACTCCCGCACCGTCTCGTCCTGGGCCTGCGACGTGGCTGTCGCGAGCGTATCACGGATGGGGGGAGGCGCCGTGAAGAGGTCTggcacggcggcgttgggctCGGTGCTCAGCACGTCATCGCTGGCGGAGTCGTCGATGAACTCCTCGTCCACGTCGCTTTCTGCCGGGCATTGCGGCAACTCGCCAGCCGAAGCAGCGGCCATGTCTGGTAGTGGTGGTAGTGCTGCTGCACGCTTGATGAAAGTGACTTTGGGGCGGCGGTTGAGAGGTTTGATGCGGGGTCTCATCTCACTCGCGGCGGGGAATGGGAGAACGCAAGCAGTCCGAAAAGTTGGGCTAAGACATCAACTCTCATTAACGTGTGAAATTTTCAAAACTTCATTCTTGTCGAGACCATGAGATTGAATACCAACCCGAGAGAGCTGTTGCTTTTGTGTAGTGGCGATGAGCGGCCCCCTCAACCCACCGCTGGTAGTGCTAGTGGCAGGAAGTTCATAAAAATGGGTCTCCGAGACTCTGATTGGTTGTTCGTAGGTCGCGCTATTACTAAGGACAGGATTCTGTCGCCCTCCGAGACGCCAAATCACAGTATCAAACTCCGACGACGCTCTCACGAATGACAGTGTACACAGGCTGAGGTTGATGGATCGTTTTTAGTTGATCTGGCTTTTAGCTAATATCAAAGACCTGTTTCGTCAAATATAGACAGGTACAAGTGTGAAGAGGCTGTCACACGAGCGAGGGCTCCCCGGAGCTCACAGGTACTGAGCCTCTGTCAACGGGAACCAGGTCTGCGACGAGGATGTGCCTGCTGCATCTACTCATTGAGTCACTGCTGTACGACGAGTCAATTCACCAGAATAAAAGAGTTGGCCGACCCTGATATCTTGTTCTAAGAAGCCGGCCTTTGGCAAAACGCCTCAGAGAGCATAGCTATGTGTGGCCTGTGACAGCCATGCTTGCCATCTACCAAACATGCAGAGCATATCTCCAAACTTTGactataaaaaaaaaacacaaaGTTAAATAACAGACCATTGAGAAAACATACATGTAAAAAATATTGAAGCTCGTTTCAATCATATCGTTGAATAGTTCAGTTTCAATCCTCTTTCGCTTAAGAGACATTGTATTTCGGGGAAGTACTGGTAACCCACAGCACCCGAACCTGCGCGTCTCCAAAACTGCTCATATAGTTTCCCAATTCCACCCCAAGATGCAGTTCCTCATGCTTGACCGTCTTCTTGTTATATTCCTTCTCTTGTATGTACGACATCATTTCCCTCTCGATGTCGCAGGAAGTGAGCGTGTTATCTCGGCGAAGGATCTGGCATGACGAGCCAGAAGCCTGGCAGCGTTCTCCCACCTTGACAGCCAACCAGATAGTGGCCCGGGTAGCGCGGACGGGGATCCAAGGTTCCGTAAAGGAAATGCCGTTACCTGCCGGGTCCTCGTACGTACGCGAACCATTCAAAGCAACAATGTAGCTAGACATAGTAACGAGAACGGGCAGCCGAATGGACAAGTCTGCGTTGGTCATGTAGTATGTCACCGTGTCACAGCCGTTTTCCGCATCCAGTCGGGTTTCCCAGCGAACTCCGGCGTAGCCCTAAAACGCCTCTAGAGAAGGCGCAAGCAAGCTCGTCCAGTCTGCGGGGACCGATTTGGTCCAAGACCAGCAGAAAATCGTTATCTCGTTCGACGGCTTAATGATCTCTTCTTACAGTCGGGCGAAGGCTTTGCTTCCCTCCCCGTACAGCAGGGGCATGCTGATTCCAAAAAAGCCCAGCAAACAGTACGCAGTGTCCTCTTCCCTCGTTATCATTCTCTTCGAAGCCCAAGACATTCTCCTCGCCAagctggcgctggccacAGACTCTGCAGAATTCAAATAGCCTTGATCGATGCCAGTAATCCGAGCGAACTCGCAGACCATTGACCCTCTTCTGGTGCCGATCCTGGACCAATCCACCGCGTAGAACGTAACTTTCGTCGGCGCAAGGAGTTCTGGAAGGGTCCAACTTCGTGTAAACCAGCGACTGTTCGCAAACTGCTTCGATAAGACGTCATGGTCGGCTTGGGCCGTGGGAACGTCCGAGAGATAGGCAAAGCATTCCTGGGACTGGGCATACCATGCAAACATGGAGTTGATCGCCTCCGATAGCTCGACCGAGTTCGTCTTGTCGACGCTGATCAGGCGCATGTTGCTTCTTGAGGCGAGCTTCTGGAGAGTGGGGAACTGAAGACTTGGGCGAGAACTGTAATGCTGGATAGGTAGACACTGACGAAAGTGAGTTTCGACAATAGGTTTGAGGGTTGCATCAGGCAGTCAATCAAATGGACGGAGTCGCCCCTACTCTTTCATCAGGTAGAGATGGCTGTGATGAGGATAGTCCCGAAGCTACGAGCCTTGTAGAAAGCAATTGGGACGCGGGAGAAATGGGTCAGTTGAGCTGTCGGCCGCAAGCACCTTTGACTTTTCCAACCTGATCAACATCAATACACTCAACGGGCAGGCTGCAGCTGTTGTTGCGTATGCGGGCGAGAGGCTCATGGAAGCCTGTGATTGTACATGCCCGACCAATCCGATGCAGGTGTCGATGAAATCACACAGCTCCGAGTTTGTTACAGGCTGTGGGCTCTACCTTGGCTTCAAGTGATAGGAAAGGACATAAGGAAGAAGGTGAGTGGTAAGGATAAGTGCTTCAATCATGTAATGTCCAACTTTATTGTCTCAGACTCTCCGCAAACTGTCCAAAGGTTGACTCTAATCGCTACCATAGGGTCTCTAACACTGTCACACTGAGCTTAATCGTGGTACTCGAGATATGAAACCTTAGATGGGCCGAAATAACTGCGAAAGAGCCCTACAAGCTTTCCATTCTGTCAAGGGTTGGAGTGCACGGTACAGAGGTTAAATTGAAGTATTGGTATGAGAAGATAGCTAGATATACCTCTGCCTCACTTTCTCCTGAGCTCGCGAGCAAACAGTCCTTGCGTAGACTTGTCGGAACGTTGGGACCAGCATGGTCTCTGCAGGCTCTAGGGCTGTAAAGATACTGGGTAATCCGAGGGATGACTGCAAGTATAAACCTCAGCGGAAGCAGTGTTTTGATGTTAACATAAACATTCCTCTAATCATTGGGATAAGCACGGAGGGGTCTTTGATATGCTATACAGAACCTGTGCTTGGCGGTAAAAGCTCGCCCCTCTGCCATCTAGGTTTTGAGATTTTAGAGTGTGATCCAACAGAATCGCATGATAATTAGAGACGTGAGTTATCAATATTCGTGAGATGAAGTTGCCATGAGACAACAAAGCACTCGCTCCCAGGTTTGAGATGAAGTTTGCCCCCAAAGCTTTTACACAACTGTCCTCTATATGCATCTTATTCACTGAGAACTATCATCTCCATTCTCTTTCTATAGACTGGTACGATAAGCCCAGGGAATCATGTTGCACTACAAGCACACTTTGTGTGTGGTGGCAGCGCTAAAGCCCATCAGTATGGTGGCAATGACCGAGGAAAGCCGTATAAATAAACCAGGATTTCGACGTCCAGAGCGGACAACAGAACAATTAACATCCGGCCTCAGACCCTCGGATGGAAATAAACTTTGGCAACCTGTTGGGACGAGAACCAAGGCGGCGGATGCGATTCGTCCGATCGCTCCGCCGTGCCGGGCCCGAACCCCCCCGTTCATCCAAATCCGATCCGAACGGATGACGTCGGCCGTATCGCTGAGCTGTACAGAATCTTCCAGAGCAACGTTCATCTCAAGGAAGCTTCGACGACAAAAGTATCAACTGGCCCATGCCATGACCGGCCTCTCCGACGTGCCCTTCGCGAACCATGTCTATACGGCACAGCTGGGTTTGGATCTTGATCTCAGCGAAAGgaacgacgatgatggataCAGAAAGCATGAATTAGCGATAAAAGATAAGTGGTTAAGAAGGCAGATGCACCGTCTTGCGATACCTCAGCCAAGCTCCTGCTTAAAGTGGAAGTGGACGGCATTGCGACAAAATTAATTACTGACTTGCATGTACAACCAGCAAATGCCGTTTATCGCACAGTTGGGATTCAACAACTTCAATGTTTGCTTCACTTGCTTGGTAGAAGGCCAAGTGACACTCCCAGCTCAGGATGGGAGAACCGTTAAACGGGGAAGACTCGAGGATTGCTTCACTCAGATCGTTGACTCATTGACGCCGAAACAGCACTTGCTACCCGAGTCCTCAAATGTGTCCCGACCTTAGTTATTCCTCCCCAAAGTGTACCACTCGACAATGACGCAGCCCCCACCGAGAGGCGTTTCATGACAGCACACAACGGGGAAAACGCAAACGTCCTTGGTGATATGAGCAGCGATTGCTGCAAAGGGAGGCAAACGGTCGCCTGTCGTGATGTGACCGGAACAAGAAAGGCGAACATGTgcccacacacacatgtGCGGCGTCCAGGTTTTTCCGCCCTCGCACCGCGGAGCGGTCAGTCTTCGCCTGGGATACCACTGGAGCCAGCACATCATCCGTTGCATGTGCATGAACCAAGAAACCCGGAATTTTTAAATGTGTTTCCTCGTTCGGAAAAAATACAGTATCTTGAGGAACCCCCCTCAATCATGACGGCTCCGAGCCCGCCACGATGGATTACACTgggatgatgacgaagaaagggggggttgCTTTGTGTATTTGATGTTGGAAGCGGTTGCAGAGCTCGAACTACACACGACTGACATCAGGAATAAGCGGTCAATATCATTGGAAGATCCGAGCACCCTCCCTGGAGGCGGATGGCGGCTGGCGCACCGTCGACCTCAAGGCCGTATGGAGGTCGAGACTCAAGCTAAGCCCGCCAGAATTGTTTCCCAATTCTTgccatcggcatcgagaTGGCAATCGAATTATGGTCGGGGACCACAGTCCGTGAGATTGGTTGTCAGAGTGATTGAGTATGGTGGAATACTGACAGATACGGGAGAAACTCTGGTGCCCCGCGTCACAGAAAGGAGGGGTACCGGGGCTCGAGGGGGGTCACATTTATCAATGAGTGCCATGTCGGTCCATTTGCACCTAATCGCTAAGGTTTCCATCCCAATTGGCTCCTCCAAGGTGTAAAGCGAACCGTTATCAAATCGACGAATTGACTCCCTCGGCCCAGTCACTCGGCACGATGGTTATCGTGGGCTCTGATGAGACTCAACAACCAAGTGAGGCTGGCCCGACACTCCGAACTAATATAGCCCATGGCGTGAAGCACTGTCCTGTCACTCACAAGAGTCTCAACATTAACCAGAAGCATCACTTGCATCACGTAATGCAAGGAGGACAGTAGACCGAGAACGTCGTCGGGCGAATCCCGCCAACGGCCAACAGTCAGGGCTCAACATGATTGGCCAGCGGGCACTTCTAGGCGATTTCCTTCACACGAGAAACCTCACACCGCACATTCGAAATACAGGCGATGGATGGCCTGCAGCAAGTTTCTTTTGCCGTCCAATAAGGCAGGCATtggagggaagggggcgaTGGCGGGGAGACACAGCCGTACCTGAGCAAGCCCCTTGCCAGTTACCAGACCTCATCCACCACCCCCTCCCGAACTCTTGCCTGCACCCAATGGCTGGACGGGAAAATGACTCTCGCTCGCATTGCTGCCGGACGATTTCGCTGGCCGGCCTTCTTGCATCTCATTCTCCGCCTCGGTGCCGGGTCGCATTCGTCGATGGGGGAGGGATTCGATTCGCTTTGGCACGAGGTTGGCAGCTAAGACAAGACAAATGGCTATTCGGATATCAAGTCCTGGGCTTCGTAGCCGTTGTacgacgtcggcttcggcggaTATATGCTTCAGACCACGCGCACCATCTCGATTTTTGGCTGTGCCCAGTAAGTGTCCCGTAAGTGTCCAGTCCATGTGGGGTCTGGCCGCGGTAGAAACCAAGATGGTTAGAGGTAGAGAGCATGCAGGAAGATATGCCATTTTAATGCCATAAATGCGGGCAGCCGCGAAGAGGCAAGTAGCACGAATCGCCATCGCAGAACGGTACCTTTCGAAGTGGACAGGTCGGATCAACCGTCGAATCCGACGTCCGCAGCCCTTTTAGTCTGCTGTATATAGGCTGTGTGCGCGCGTCTATGGCAGGGtctggccgtcgtcgtgaaCGAAGTGAGCTGGGAACAGGCGACACCGATCGGGAGACCGACCGCAGATCTGATGCGTCTTATTTGCTGGCGAAGCCAATTGGAGAGACGTGCGCCCGCGGCAGAGAAGGACTAAAAGAGGCTCCCGCTTGCGACGTCGATCGCTTGGTCAAGACAGGAGGCAATTGTGCGTATTGTGTGGTCTTTTCCGGTCGGGATGCACCCTGATTCCAAGCCGTCTTTCCCATATCGCGACGCATCTCCCGCCGTGATGCGTGATACGGGGTGG
This window contains:
- a CDS encoding Putative terpenoid cyclases/protein prenyltransferase alpha-alpha toroid; translation: MRPRIKPLNRRPKVTFIKRAAALPPLPDMAAASAGELPQCPAESDVDEEFIDDSASDDVLSTEPNAAVPDLFTAPPPIRDTLATATSQAQDETVRECVPLLAATDADIDYNAHGVPSLLRDNHVRFLQKQLGRFPAPYVAADASRPWFLYWSLNALALLGYDTASYRGDLIETVRTMQNPSGGMGGGHGQNSHLATTYAVVLALAIVGGEDAYEAIDRKSMWRWLCSLKQPNGGIQMTLGGEVDVRLSRGAYCAAVIVTLLNLPLDLSADSPAWTPGRPTLFTGLAEYVRRCQTFEGGISGKPDGEAHGAYAFCALGCLSILDTPHRIIPKYLDVPRLISWLSSRQYAPEGGFSGRTNKLVDGCYSHWVGGCWPLIDAVLKGARELEDQPTSGRFAPHQGSLYSREGLIRYILCCGQDRSKRGGLRDKPSRPSDAYHTCYVLSGLSSAQHQWDLTYVGEDETILPEPRWVVSPCAEDTQIFDEEDRVGTTHPVYTIPQESVDDMKAYFASKQGF